The Amycolatopsis sp. DG1A-15b genome window below encodes:
- the pucL gene encoding factor-independent urate hydroxylase, whose protein sequence is MAITLGPNQYGKAEVRLVTVRRDGPVHHLKDLTVSTSLRGELAATHLTGDNAGVLATDTQKNTVYAFAKEAPVGEIEDFGLRLARHFTGTQENITGARIKVDEHGWDRIAVGGEPHDHAFSRSGDERRTTAVTLQDGRAWVVSGIDGLTLLKSTGSEFHGFPRDEYTTLAETGDRILATAVTAKWRYQGEGIDWAESHREIRRVMLETFATKHSLSLQQTLYAMGSAVLEVRPEVAEVRLSLPNKHHFLVDLSPFALKNDNEVFYAADRPYGLIEGTILRDDAEEPGPAWDLH, encoded by the coding sequence GTGGCCATCACCCTGGGCCCCAACCAGTACGGCAAGGCGGAGGTCCGCCTGGTCACGGTGCGCCGCGACGGCCCGGTGCACCACCTGAAGGACCTCACGGTGTCGACGTCCCTGCGCGGCGAGCTGGCCGCGACGCACCTCACCGGCGACAACGCCGGGGTGCTGGCGACCGACACGCAGAAGAACACCGTGTACGCCTTCGCGAAGGAGGCGCCGGTCGGCGAGATCGAGGACTTCGGCCTGCGCCTGGCCCGCCACTTCACCGGCACGCAGGAGAACATCACGGGCGCGCGCATCAAGGTCGACGAGCACGGCTGGGACCGGATCGCCGTCGGCGGCGAGCCGCACGACCACGCGTTCAGCCGGTCCGGCGACGAGCGCCGCACGACGGCGGTGACGCTCCAGGACGGGCGCGCGTGGGTCGTGTCCGGCATCGACGGCCTGACCCTGCTGAAGTCCACGGGTTCGGAGTTCCACGGCTTCCCCCGCGACGAGTACACCACGCTGGCGGAGACCGGCGACCGGATCTTGGCGACGGCCGTCACGGCGAAGTGGCGCTACCAGGGCGAGGGCATCGACTGGGCGGAATCGCACCGCGAGATCCGGCGGGTGATGCTGGAGACGTTCGCGACGAAGCACAGCCTTTCCCTGCAGCAGACGCTGTACGCGATGGGGTCGGCGGTGCTCGAGGTGCGGCCGGAAGTGGCCGAGGTGCGGTTGTCGCTGCCGAACAAACACCACTTCCTGGTGGACTTGAGCCCGTTCGCGCTGAAGAACGACAACGAGGTGTTCTACGCGGCGGACCGGCCGTACGGGCTGATCGAGGGCACGATCCTGCGGGACGACGCCGAGGAGCCGGGGCCGGCCTGGGACCTGCACTGA
- a CDS encoding TetR/AcrR family transcriptional regulator: MAAGAELFRRNGYAGTGLKQVVAEANAPFGSLYHFFPGGKEQLGEEVIRTSGLAYIALFDLFIAPAADLVSGIEAFFAAGIATLEATDYVEGCPIATVALEVAATNEPLRKATADVFTAWIDAGTEKFARFGLTREAARALTITTVNNLEGAFVLCRSLRDTEAMAVAGAATVDVARRLLQEDPQL; this comes from the coding sequence ATGGCCGCCGGCGCCGAGCTCTTCCGGCGCAACGGCTACGCCGGTACCGGCCTGAAGCAGGTCGTCGCCGAGGCCAACGCGCCCTTCGGGTCCCTCTACCACTTCTTCCCCGGCGGCAAAGAGCAGCTCGGCGAAGAGGTCATCCGGACTTCCGGGCTCGCCTACATCGCCCTGTTCGACCTCTTCATCGCGCCCGCCGCGGACCTCGTCAGCGGCATCGAAGCCTTCTTCGCCGCCGGGATCGCGACCCTCGAAGCCACGGACTACGTCGAGGGCTGCCCGATCGCGACCGTTGCCCTCGAGGTCGCCGCCACCAACGAACCGCTGCGGAAAGCCACCGCCGACGTCTTCACCGCCTGGATCGACGCCGGGACCGAGAAGTTCGCGCGATTCGGCCTGACCCGGGAAGCGGCCCGGGCCCTCACCATCACCACCGTCAACAACCTCGAAGGCGCCTTCGTCCTCTGCCGCTCGCTGCGGGACACCGAAGCCATGGCCGTCGCCGGGGCCGCGACCGTCGACGTCGCCCGGCGGCTCCTCCAAGAGGACCCGCAACTTTAG